A stretch of Haloarcula halophila DNA encodes these proteins:
- a CDS encoding response regulator, with protein MSSFALEDVKVLHVDDEPDFTDLVKDILESEDSALSICTATSVDDALSILQVEDLDCIVSDYDMPGKNGLDFLELVRDEYPSLPFILFTGRGSEQIASEAISAGVTEYLQKETGTDQYKILTNRIRNSVQSVRAEAAFERTEERYHNLVDTAPIPIVLFDEEGRAVYSNEAAVEFFDADSHAEVEGKSFVEFLHPEDRDVSRERFEQLMTEDQPMPEIEYRIQTMNGEIKTATVATAPGIYHGEPVAQAMVYQ; from the coding sequence ATGAGTTCATTTGCGTTGGAGGACGTGAAGGTCCTTCACGTCGACGACGAACCCGATTTCACGGATCTGGTTAAGGACATTCTCGAAAGTGAAGATTCGGCGCTATCGATCTGCACTGCTACAAGCGTAGACGACGCATTATCAATTCTCCAAGTCGAGGACCTCGACTGTATCGTGAGTGACTACGACATGCCGGGAAAGAATGGGCTTGATTTTTTAGAACTGGTTCGAGACGAGTATCCGAGCCTTCCGTTTATCCTGTTTACCGGGCGCGGTTCAGAACAAATCGCAAGCGAGGCGATCTCTGCCGGGGTCACCGAGTATCTCCAGAAAGAGACCGGGACAGACCAGTACAAGATCCTCACGAATCGAATTCGAAACTCGGTCCAGAGTGTGCGCGCCGAAGCGGCCTTTGAGCGAACTGAAGAGCGCTATCACAATTTGGTGGATACTGCTCCGATACCGATCGTTCTCTTCGACGAAGAGGGACGAGCCGTCTACTCGAATGAGGCTGCGGTGGAATTCTTTGATGCCGATTCACACGCTGAAGTCGAAGGAAAATCCTTTGTCGAGTTTCTGCATCCCGAAGATAGGGACGTTTCACGCGAACGCTTTGAGCAGCTCATGACGGAGGATCAACCGATGCCAGAAATTGAATATCGTATACAGACGATGAACGGCGAAATTAAAACCGCGACAGTTGCGACCGCTCCCGGAATCTACCATGGAGAGCCCGTCGCGCAGGCGATGGTATATCAGTAA